Proteins found in one Micropterus dolomieu isolate WLL.071019.BEF.003 ecotype Adirondacks linkage group LG12, ASM2129224v1, whole genome shotgun sequence genomic segment:
- the LOC123980913 gene encoding uncharacterized protein LOC123980913 isoform X1: MAAFYISVNYFIRFKMGGLTRVTLSWIWPVFTDCFKSGVDNSAFGRKGNFFRNFLKFGKKLFASYTVVYLLLFSFISSVQSIDFPQVPASLGQNVTLPCRAPSNINILAVIWTRTNLSSQYVLFFRDGNLDTDNTESSYEDRVTLGNDSQDGNLSLILSNVTSSDYGTYKTYIKEGKDREIVTLQLICTLYLTESVSDKPDVRVGERLPKSIVVILTVVGLIVVGLCVAVYWIYRRRPKNHKSGHHDPENGQLNPVGPDGSMCSVSADPVLTKAYTAVRTMLINGYKYNNSKNNNL, from the exons ATGGCTGCGTTTTACATCTCTGTTAATTACTTCATAAGATTTAAAATGGGAGGATTGACCAGAGTAACACTTAGCTGGATTTGGCCAGTTTTTACCGATTGTTTTAAATCTGGCGTCGATAATTCTGCGTTTGGAAGAAAAGGAAATTTTTTCCGGAATTTCTTAAAGTTTGGGAAGAAACTTTTTGCTTCGTACACCGTGGTTTATCTTTTGCTGTTCAGCTTTATATCATCGGTTCAGTCGATAGATTTCCCTCAAG TCCCAGCTTCCCTTGGGCAGAATGTGACTCTGCCGTGTCGAGCTCCCAGCAACATCAACATCTTAGCTGTAATTTGGACCAGAACTAACTTGAGCTcacaatatgttttatttttccggGATGGGAATCTTGATACAGACAACACGGAGTCCTCTTATGAGGACCGGGTGACGCTGGGGAACGACTCTCAGGACGGTAACCTGTCTTTGATTCTGAGCAATGTGACGAGCAGCGACTATGGGACATACAAGACTTACATAAAAGAGGGCAAAGACAGAGAGATTGTTACATTACAGTTAATCTGCACACTTTACCTGACAGAGTCTGTCTCAG ATAAACCTGACGTGCGGGTGGGAGAAAGATTGCCAAAATCGATTGTTGTCATACTGACTGTTGTCGGACTGATTGTTGTCGGACTGTGTGTTGCTGTTTATTGGATCTACAGAAGACGACCTAAGAACCACAAGTCAGGCCATCATG ATCCAGAAAACGGCCAACTCAACCCAGTGGGTCCAGATGGGAGCATGTGTAGTGTAAGTGCTGATCCTGTGCTAACCAAGGCTTATACTGCAGTTAGGACAATGTTGATCAATGGTTATAAATATAACAATAGTAAgaataataatttgtaa
- the LOC123980913 gene encoding uncharacterized protein LOC123980913 isoform X2: MAAFYISVNYFIRFKMGGLTRVTLSWIWPVFTDCFKSGVDNSAFGRKGNFFRNFLKFGKKLFASYTVVYLLLFSFISSVQSIDFPQVPASLGQNVTLPCRAPSNINILAVIWTRTNLSSQYVLFFRDGNLDTDNTESSYEDRVTLGNDSQDGNLSLILSNVTSSDYGTYKTYIKEGKDREIVTLQLICTLYLTESVSDKPDVRVGERLPKSIVVILTVVGLIVVGLCVAVYWIYRRRPKNHKSGHHDPENGQLNPVGPDGSMCSCISE; encoded by the exons ATGGCTGCGTTTTACATCTCTGTTAATTACTTCATAAGATTTAAAATGGGAGGATTGACCAGAGTAACACTTAGCTGGATTTGGCCAGTTTTTACCGATTGTTTTAAATCTGGCGTCGATAATTCTGCGTTTGGAAGAAAAGGAAATTTTTTCCGGAATTTCTTAAAGTTTGGGAAGAAACTTTTTGCTTCGTACACCGTGGTTTATCTTTTGCTGTTCAGCTTTATATCATCGGTTCAGTCGATAGATTTCCCTCAAG TCCCAGCTTCCCTTGGGCAGAATGTGACTCTGCCGTGTCGAGCTCCCAGCAACATCAACATCTTAGCTGTAATTTGGACCAGAACTAACTTGAGCTcacaatatgttttatttttccggGATGGGAATCTTGATACAGACAACACGGAGTCCTCTTATGAGGACCGGGTGACGCTGGGGAACGACTCTCAGGACGGTAACCTGTCTTTGATTCTGAGCAATGTGACGAGCAGCGACTATGGGACATACAAGACTTACATAAAAGAGGGCAAAGACAGAGAGATTGTTACATTACAGTTAATCTGCACACTTTACCTGACAGAGTCTGTCTCAG ATAAACCTGACGTGCGGGTGGGAGAAAGATTGCCAAAATCGATTGTTGTCATACTGACTGTTGTCGGACTGATTGTTGTCGGACTGTGTGTTGCTGTTTATTGGATCTACAGAAGACGACCTAAGAACCACAAGTCAGGCCATCATG ATCCAGAAAACGGCCAACTCAACCCAGTGGGTCCAGATGGGAGCATGTGTAGT TGCATTTCGGAATGA